In a genomic window of Deinococcus metalli:
- a CDS encoding beta-galactosidase encodes MPSESPTPSSLLLGVCDYPEHVSPDLWADFARQQRELGLSFVRLAEFAWSRLEPRAGEYDWAWLDGAIEVAAAQGLKVVLCTPTAAPPAWLVQAHPEILPVGRDGRVKTFGARRHYDPASPVFREHSRRITRALAERYGQHPAVIGWQTDNEFGWGDTAQTYTPAAQAAFRAWLEARYGTLDALNAAWGNVFWSMEYSDWAQIPLPGQAVAACSPSHTLDFMRFTSGLLAAFQAEQVAILRECSSGRFVTHNFMGFFSAYDHHELSVGLDFASWDSYPTGTLTAIGEWNVMEPQVALEYARTGHPDITAFNHDLYRGLTGRGHWVMEQQCGQIDWAPSNPLPAAGAVPLWTAQAWAHGADGVAYFRWQAATMAQELLHSGLLRHDGTPDRGHAEVRGIDAAAHPLVPVVNRVAVLHDYDSLWAYNAQPHSGGLNYWAQTFAYYRALRALGVDVDIVHPDSDLSGYAVVVAPALTVMTPERARHLEAATHARLVFGPRTGLRQLSGRAQDGGGFGPLAGLLGARPLNFDSLPAGLEQTVALEGSPHAARLWAEAYDPHGADVLATYAGGPLDTLAAVVRHGTVTVIGAHSDTLIAAVLRGVLADAGIEVTPMPEGVRVSRRGGHTLVQNWTARSVTWRGHVLPPVSSVLLASPVSTLEEFA; translated from the coding sequence ATGCCGTCTGAATCCCCTACCCCTTCCTCCCTGCTGCTGGGCGTCTGCGATTACCCGGAGCACGTCTCCCCCGACCTGTGGGCGGACTTTGCCCGGCAGCAGCGCGAGCTGGGCCTATCGTTCGTGCGGCTGGCAGAATTCGCGTGGAGCCGTCTGGAACCCCGCGCCGGCGAGTACGACTGGGCGTGGCTGGACGGAGCCATCGAGGTCGCGGCGGCCCAGGGCCTGAAGGTCGTGCTGTGCACGCCCACCGCCGCGCCGCCCGCATGGCTGGTTCAGGCGCACCCGGAGATCCTGCCAGTCGGCCGCGATGGCCGCGTCAAGACCTTCGGCGCCCGGCGGCACTACGACCCGGCCAGCCCGGTATTTCGTGAGCATTCCCGGCGCATCACGCGCGCCCTGGCCGAGCGCTACGGGCAGCACCCGGCAGTGATCGGGTGGCAGACCGACAACGAGTTCGGCTGGGGCGACACCGCGCAGACGTACACCCCGGCGGCGCAGGCGGCGTTCCGCGCGTGGCTGGAGGCGCGCTACGGCACGCTGGACGCCCTGAACGCCGCGTGGGGCAACGTGTTCTGGAGCATGGAGTACAGCGACTGGGCGCAGATCCCGCTGCCCGGCCAGGCGGTCGCGGCGTGCAGTCCGTCGCACACGCTGGACTTCATGCGCTTCACGTCGGGGCTGCTCGCGGCGTTCCAGGCGGAGCAGGTCGCCATCCTGCGCGAGTGCTCGTCGGGCCGCTTCGTGACGCACAACTTCATGGGCTTTTTCAGCGCGTACGACCACCACGAGTTGAGCGTGGGCCTGGACTTCGCGTCGTGGGACTCGTACCCGACCGGCACGCTGACCGCGATTGGCGAGTGGAACGTGATGGAGCCGCAGGTCGCGCTGGAATACGCACGCACCGGGCACCCGGACATCACCGCCTTCAACCATGACCTGTACCGCGGTCTGACCGGCCGGGGCCACTGGGTCATGGAGCAGCAGTGCGGGCAGATCGACTGGGCGCCCAGCAATCCGCTGCCGGCGGCAGGCGCGGTGCCGTTGTGGACGGCCCAGGCGTGGGCGCACGGCGCGGACGGCGTGGCGTACTTCCGCTGGCAGGCCGCCACGATGGCGCAGGAACTCCTGCACTCGGGCCTGCTGCGCCACGACGGCACCCCGGACCGTGGCCACGCCGAGGTGCGGGGCATCGACGCGGCAGCCCACCCGCTGGTGCCGGTCGTGAACCGCGTGGCCGTGCTGCACGACTACGACAGCCTGTGGGCGTACAACGCGCAGCCGCACTCGGGCGGCCTGAACTACTGGGCACAGACCTTCGCGTACTACCGGGCGCTGCGTGCGCTGGGCGTGGACGTGGACATCGTCCATCCGGACAGCGACCTGAGCGGCTACGCCGTGGTCGTCGCGCCCGCGCTGACGGTCATGACGCCGGAGCGTGCCCGGCATCTGGAGGCCGCCACGCACGCCCGGCTGGTGTTCGGGCCGCGCACCGGGCTGCGCCAGCTCTCGGGCCGCGCGCAGGACGGCGGAGGCTTCGGCCCGCTGGCGGGGCTGCTGGGCGCCCGCCCGCTGAACTTCGACTCGCTGCCCGCCGGCCTGGAGCAGACCGTGGCGCTGGAGGGCAGCCCACACGCCGCGCGGCTGTGGGCAGAGGCGTACGACCCGCATGGCGCGGACGTGCTCGCCACCTACGCGGGCGGCCCGCTGGACACTCTGGCCGCCGTGGTCCGGCACGGCACCGTGACCGTGATCGGCGCGCACAGCGACACGCTGATCGCGGCCGTCCTGCGCGGCGTGCTGGCGGACGCCGGCATTGAGGTCACGCCCATGCCGGAGGGCGTCCGCGTCTCGCGGCGCGGCGGCCACACCCTGGTGCAGAACTGGACGGCCCGCAGCGTGACGTGGCGCGGCCACGTGCTCCCGCCGGTCAGTTCGGTGCTGCTCGCGTCCCCCGTGTCCACTCTGGAGGAATTCGCATGA
- a CDS encoding LacI family DNA-binding transcriptional regulator, whose amino-acid sequence MTDRNRTVTLADVAALADVSQQTVSRVVTGHGPVAPRTRARVNDAIAQLNYVPNRLATGLARQRTYSVGFATNDLSLHAPSQLTAGIEHAAREAGYSLLVSIVAANGLAAVTHTLRGLRERQVDGVLLNASLSSADAVAVRQRFPGLPCVFMDVPLGTLVPAALLDQGHGARQAADHLLALGHTRIAFVDGPRHAVVENARPQAWRAALAARDLAPVAVVEGDWSPASGYAATLRLLAGGVPFTAILVANDQMAVGVLRALWERGLNVPADVSVVGYDDTPESALLIPPLTTVRQDFPTLGARAFAHLLSLLDRGEDAAPPPVLTVPDLVVRASTAPPSGERQGVQAALDTLRAALLGRG is encoded by the coding sequence ATGACCGACCGCAACCGGACCGTCACGCTGGCCGACGTGGCTGCGCTGGCGGACGTCTCGCAGCAGACCGTGTCGCGGGTGGTCACGGGCCACGGGCCGGTCGCGCCCCGCACGCGCGCCCGCGTGAACGACGCCATCGCGCAGCTGAACTACGTTCCCAACCGCCTCGCCACCGGCCTCGCGCGGCAGCGCACGTACTCGGTGGGCTTCGCTACCAATGACCTGTCGCTGCACGCCCCGTCGCAGCTCACCGCCGGGATCGAGCACGCGGCGCGGGAGGCCGGCTACAGCCTGCTGGTGTCCATCGTGGCCGCGAACGGGCTGGCGGCCGTCACACACACGCTGCGCGGCCTGCGCGAGCGGCAGGTGGACGGCGTGCTGCTGAACGCCTCGCTGAGTTCTGCCGACGCCGTGGCGGTGCGCCAGCGCTTTCCGGGCCTGCCGTGCGTGTTCATGGACGTGCCGCTGGGCACCCTCGTGCCTGCCGCGCTGCTCGACCAGGGGCACGGCGCGCGGCAGGCCGCCGATCACCTGCTGGCCCTGGGCCATACCCGGATCGCCTTCGTGGATGGCCCCCGGCACGCGGTGGTGGAAAACGCCCGGCCGCAGGCGTGGCGCGCCGCCCTCGCCGCCCGCGATCTGGCGCCGGTGGCCGTGGTCGAGGGCGACTGGAGTCCGGCCAGCGGGTACGCGGCGACCCTGCGGCTGCTCGCAGGCGGGGTACCGTTCACGGCGATCCTGGTGGCGAACGACCAGATGGCCGTGGGCGTGCTGCGTGCGCTGTGGGAACGCGGCCTGAACGTGCCCGCCGACGTGTCGGTGGTCGGCTACGACGACACGCCGGAGAGCGCCCTGCTGATCCCGCCCCTCACGACGGTACGGCAGGACTTTCCCACGCTGGGCGCCCGCGCCTTCGCGCACCTGCTGTCGCTGCTGGACCGCGGTGAGGACGCCGCGCCGCCCCCGGTGCTCACCGTGCCGGATCTCGTCGTGCGGGCCAGCACGGCGCCGCCTTCGGGCGAGCGGCAGGGCGTGCAGGCGGCGCTGGATACCCTGCGCGCCGCGCTGCTCGGGCGCGGCTGA
- a CDS encoding glycoside hydrolase family 36 protein, which yields MPEWTLAADPSTLRVLTSGYQSWSEAELRFVTDTQPRALLQWMTEQGQDPAFPPSDEAGVWRSHTLIALIRPDGGGWVGCALDATHTFTHWEARAGQGEVTLTCTLEGPDVEVAFEETADVIATVEALSAELGRRMNALTPPPLRVWCSWYSYYRSVTLEDMLHNARRARELDLPFDVFQLDDGFQADLGDWTEPSAWFGGHARDLPAALKALGFRAGLWLAPVLVGPHSKLYAAHPEYLLQNEDGSGPLLFGNNWGGPYAALDTTHPGALAWLRDLAATVRGWGYDYLKIDFLYAASQPGGRHDPGVGRAQAYRQALDAIREGFGDGFILGCGAPLATSIGVVDAMRTGPDVAPFWDDEGRRVHLRDGATPNARSALHTALSRWYQHTWYQPDPDVMIARRELSMLNEHERQAVAGMLDVIGGLRASSDPIDMLDAAGLALLRRSLELSTPDRPTTLARSNGGAVTHFTRGTFNLTDAAVDGLPPHTYQPTS from the coding sequence ATGCCTGAATGGACCCTGGCCGCCGACCCCTCCACCCTGCGCGTGCTGACCAGCGGCTATCAGTCGTGGAGCGAGGCCGAGCTGCGGTTCGTCACGGACACCCAGCCGCGCGCCCTGCTGCAGTGGATGACCGAGCAGGGCCAGGACCCCGCGTTCCCGCCCAGCGACGAGGCCGGCGTGTGGCGCTCGCACACCCTGATCGCCCTGATCCGCCCGGACGGTGGCGGCTGGGTGGGCTGCGCGCTGGACGCCACCCACACCTTCACGCACTGGGAGGCGCGGGCCGGGCAGGGCGAGGTCACGCTGACCTGCACGCTGGAGGGGCCGGACGTCGAGGTGGCCTTTGAGGAGACGGCGGACGTGATCGCCACCGTCGAGGCGCTCAGTGCCGAGCTGGGCCGGCGGATGAACGCGCTGACGCCCCCGCCGCTGCGGGTGTGGTGCTCGTGGTACTCGTACTACCGCTCGGTCACGCTGGAGGACATGCTGCACAACGCCCGGCGCGCGCGTGAACTGGACCTGCCCTTCGACGTGTTCCAGCTCGATGACGGCTTCCAGGCCGACCTGGGCGACTGGACCGAGCCGTCCGCGTGGTTCGGCGGGCACGCCAGGGACCTCCCCGCCGCGCTGAAGGCGCTGGGATTCCGCGCGGGCCTGTGGCTGGCCCCGGTCCTGGTCGGGCCGCACTCGAAGCTGTACGCGGCGCATCCGGAGTACCTGCTCCAGAACGAGGACGGCAGCGGGCCGCTGCTGTTCGGGAACAACTGGGGCGGGCCGTACGCGGCCCTGGACACCACGCACCCCGGCGCCCTCGCGTGGCTGCGCGACCTGGCCGCCACCGTGCGCGGGTGGGGCTACGACTACCTGAAGATCGACTTCCTGTACGCGGCGTCGCAGCCAGGCGGGCGGCACGACCCCGGCGTGGGCCGCGCACAGGCGTACCGTCAGGCGCTGGACGCGATCCGCGAGGGCTTTGGCGACGGCTTCATCCTGGGCTGCGGCGCGCCGCTGGCGACATCCATCGGCGTGGTGGACGCCATGCGGACCGGTCCGGACGTCGCGCCCTTCTGGGACGACGAGGGCCGCCGCGTCCACCTGCGCGACGGCGCCACCCCGAACGCCCGCAGCGCGCTGCACACCGCCCTGTCGCGCTGGTACCAGCACACGTGGTACCAGCCGGACCCGGACGTGATGATCGCCCGGCGGGAGCTGAGCATGCTGAATGAGCACGAGCGCCAAGCGGTGGCCGGCATGCTGGACGTGATCGGCGGCCTGCGCGCCAGCAGCGATCCTATCGACATGCTGGACGCCGCCGGGCTGGCCCTGCTGCGCCGCAGCCTGGAACTCAGCACCCCGGACCGGCCCACCACCCTGGCGCGCAGCAACGGCGGCGCGGTCACGCACTTCACGCGCGGCACCTTCAACCTGACGGACGCGGCCGTGGACGGCCTGCCGCCGCACACTTACCAGCCCACCAGCTGA